Proteins encoded together in one Coffea arabica cultivar ET-39 chromosome 2c, Coffea Arabica ET-39 HiFi, whole genome shotgun sequence window:
- the LOC140035477 gene encoding laccase-6-like, translated as MANPLATSGILYLWLNLLIMNAHRMSVMGFIARWPGGRSTRSYDFKVQTTKIEKLCNTWDIVTINGMFPGPVIYAQEDDRVIVRVTNETPYNATIHWHGVRQRLSCWSDGPSYITQCPIQSGQTFTYEFTLVQQKGTLLWHAHFSWLRATVYGAIVVYPKTGVPYPFIYPYEEHIILLGEFWLRDLVQLEQSVIASGGGPPPADAYTINGHPGPNYNCSTNDVYKIDVVPGKTYLLRLISASLNTEHFFAIANHKLTIVEADAEYTKPFTTDHVMLGPGQTLNVLVTANQPIAKYSMTMGPYMSARNVPFQTITSTAYFQYLGALPNSLSSPAPVPTFNDNLAVKTVMDGLRSLNGTPSVPKEIDQNLFITIGLNVQKCTSRNPQQNCQGLNGGVMAASMNNISFIKPNISLLEAYYRKINGYFTEDFPGAPFKFYDFVNGAPNNAPVDTNSLNGSRTYVLEYGTRVQLILQDTGTVTTENHPIHLHGFSFHVIGYGTGNYNPDTANFNLVDPPYLNTIGVPVGGWAAVRFLADNPGVWFMHCHLEIHLSWGLSVVFIVKNGQGPLQTLPHPPADLPRC; from the exons ATGGCAAACCCGCTGGCTACTTCAGGCATTTTGTACCTATGGCTAAACTTGCTGATCATGAATGCTCATAGAATGAGTGTTATGGGCTTTATCGCACGATGGCCGGGAGGCAGATCAACAAGGTCCTATGACTTCAAG GTCCAAACAACAAAAATCGAGAAGTTGTGTAACACTTGGGATATAGTGACAATAAACGGAATGTTTCCTGGACCGGTTATTTATGCACAAGAAGATGATAGAGTAATCGTCAGGGTTACCAACGAAACACCCTATAATGCCACAATACACTG GCATGGTGTCCGGCAAAGGTTATCATGTTGGTCAGATGGCCCTTCTTACATAACACAGTGCCCCATTCAATCAGGACAGACATTCACGTACGAGTTCACTCTGGTGCAGCAAAAGGGCACCTTATTATGGCATGCTCACTTCTCTTGGCTCCGGGCCACCGTCTATGGTGCCATTGTGGTCTACCCTAAGACCGGGGTACCCTATCCTTTCATCTACCCTTACGAAGAGCACATCATTCTCCTGG GGGAGTTTTGGCTGAGAGACTTGGTGCAACTGGAGCAGTCGGTTATCGCAAGCGGGGGAGGCCCACCACCAGCGGATGCCTACACGATCAATGGCCATCCGGGGCCTAACTATAATTGCTCCACCAATG aTGTTTACAAAATTGACGTGGTTCCtgggaagacgtacctgttgaGGTTAATCAGCGCATCACTGAACACGGAGCACTTCTTTGCCATTGCAAATCACAAATTAACAATAGTCGAAGCCGATGCTGAGTACACAAAGCCCTTCACCACCGACCACGTTATGCTTGGACCCGGCCAGACCCTTAACGTTCTGGTCACCGCTAATCAACCTATAGCGAAGTACTCCATGACCATGGGCCCTTACATGTCTGCAAGAAACGTCCCATTTCAAACTATAACCTCAACCGCCTACTTCCAGTACTTGGGTGCCCTGCCCAATAGCCTCTCGTCACCGGCTCCCGTCCCAACGTTTAACGACAACCTTGCTGTTAAAACGGTCATGGATGGGCTGAGGAGCTTGAACGGAACCCCGAGCGTTCCTAAGGAGATTGACCAGAATCTGTTCATTACAATTGGATTGAACGTCCAAAAGTGCACTTCAAGGAATCCACAGCAGAATTGCCAAGGCCTCAACGGCGGCGTTATGGCCGCTTCCATGAACAACATAAGTTTTATTAAGCCTAACATTTCGCTTTTGGAAGCTTACTACAGGAAGATTAATGGCTATTTCACCGAAGATTTTCCCGGGGCACCCTTTAAATTCTATGATTTTGTGAATGGAGCTCCTAATAATGCCCCCGTGGATACTAACTCATTGAATGGAAGTAGGACTTATGTCCTTGAATACGGGACTCGAGTTCAACTGATCTTGCAGGACACAGGAACGGTCACCACTGAAAACCACCCAATTCACCTTCATGGCTTTAGCTTCCACGTTATAGGATATGGCACCGGAAACTATAATCCAGACACAGCAAATTTCAATTTGGTGGATCCGCCGTACTTGAACACGATAGGAGTTCCAGTGGGTGGCTGGGCCGCTGTTAGATTCCTTGCAGACAATCCAG GGGTTTGGTTCATGCATTGCCATTTGGAGATACATTTGTCATGGGGCTTGTCTGTGGTGTTTATCGTGAAAAACGGGCAAGGACCGCTGCAGACCCTCCCCCATCCTCCAGCAGACCTGCCCCGGTGCTAG
- the LOC113733337 gene encoding pyridoxine/pyridoxamine 5'-phosphate oxidase 2 isoform X1, producing MGSSATAPWKQLLLNALQSNSHLKHSSYFQLATVGNNGRPSNRTVVFRGFQDDSDKIQMNTDSRTRKIEDLKHCPFAEICWYFTDTWEQFRINGKVDIIDGYSADPLKLQHREKAWFASSLRSRLQYLGPTPGLPSLNEELSEKTSLDPSTGPVGAFCLLLLDPDQVDYLNLKSNERQSFTSTRTGSGEKFWTSDKVNP from the exons ATGGGAAGCTCAGCAACGGCTCCATGGAAGCAGCTTCTTTTAAATGCCCTCCAATCAAATTCCCACCTCAAGCACTCCTCCTATTTTCAACTT GCAACAGTAGGGAATAACGGCAGGCCCTCAAATCGAACTGTTGTTTTCAGAGGATTCCAAGACGACAGTGATAAGATTCAGATGAACACTGATTCCCGAACTCGAaag ATTGAAGATCTCAAGCATTGCCCTTTTGCTGAG ATTTGCTGGTATTTCACTGACACCTGGGAGCAATTCCGCATTAACGGGAAAGTGGATATTATTGATGGATATAGTGCTGACCCTCTAAAATTACAG CACAGAGAGAAAGCTTGGTTTGCTAGTTCGCTTAGATCAAGACTTCAGTATTTGGGACCTACTCCTGGACTTCCTTCTCTCAATGAAGAATTATCCGAAAAAACCTCTTTAGACCCTTCTACTGGCCCTGTTGGTGCATTTTGCTTACTTCTTCTGGACCCTGACCAG GTTGATTATCTAAATTTAAAGAGTAATGAAAGGCAATCTTTTACATCTACAAGGACTGGGAGTGGGGAAAAGTTCTGGACTTCAGATAAAGTCAATCCATAG
- the LOC113733337 gene encoding pyridoxine/pyridoxamine 5'-phosphate oxidase 2 isoform X2, which translates to MGSSATAPWKQLLLNALQSNSHLKHSSYFQLATVGNNGRPSNRTVVFRGFQDDSDKIQMNTDSRTRKICWYFTDTWEQFRINGKVDIIDGYSADPLKLQHREKAWFASSLRSRLQYLGPTPGLPSLNEELSEKTSLDPSTGPVGAFCLLLLDPDQVDYLNLKSNERQSFTSTRTGSGEKFWTSDKVNP; encoded by the exons ATGGGAAGCTCAGCAACGGCTCCATGGAAGCAGCTTCTTTTAAATGCCCTCCAATCAAATTCCCACCTCAAGCACTCCTCCTATTTTCAACTT GCAACAGTAGGGAATAACGGCAGGCCCTCAAATCGAACTGTTGTTTTCAGAGGATTCCAAGACGACAGTGATAAGATTCAGATGAACACTGATTCCCGAACTCGAaag ATTTGCTGGTATTTCACTGACACCTGGGAGCAATTCCGCATTAACGGGAAAGTGGATATTATTGATGGATATAGTGCTGACCCTCTAAAATTACAG CACAGAGAGAAAGCTTGGTTTGCTAGTTCGCTTAGATCAAGACTTCAGTATTTGGGACCTACTCCTGGACTTCCTTCTCTCAATGAAGAATTATCCGAAAAAACCTCTTTAGACCCTTCTACTGGCCCTGTTGGTGCATTTTGCTTACTTCTTCTGGACCCTGACCAG GTTGATTATCTAAATTTAAAGAGTAATGAAAGGCAATCTTTTACATCTACAAGGACTGGGAGTGGGGAAAAGTTCTGGACTTCAGATAAAGTCAATCCATAG
- the LOC140003800 gene encoding dof zinc finger protein DOF3.7-like isoform X2, producing MGEIASSPCSRPVVQERKVRPQKDQALNCPRCHSTNTKFCYYNNYSLTQPRYFCKTCRRYWTEGGTLRNVPVGGGSRKNKRSTTTNTSSHKHPDLNPPTITHFASQNPKIHPQGQDLNLGFPASQDYHGHASKIFELPKVDVSGCNQLKPSSSATSAPFAALEFLRTGIVSRGMNSFITSTIPAADLNALYNAQGFQFQDLKPAAGVSFSVDHHGLGNRFVNAPSGIQENGARLMFPFGAVKQGTSTSAVDQNKGQSDSSGYWNGMLGGGSWM from the coding sequence ATGGGTGAGATAGCTTCCAGTCCATGCTCCAGGCCAGTGGTGCAGGAAAGAAAGGTTAGGCCACAAAAGGATCAAGCCCTGAATTGTCCACGGTGTCATTCAACTAATACCAAGTTCTGCTATTACAACAACTATAGCCTTACTCAACCAAGATACTTCTGTAAGACCTGCAGAAGGTATTGGACTGAAGGTGGAACTCTGAGGAATGTTCCAGTTGGAGGAGGctcaaggaaaaacaaaagatcTACTACTACTAATACTTCATCCCACAAACATCCTGATCTGAACCCTCCGACCATCACTCACTTCGCTTCTCAAAACCCTAAGATCCATCCTCAAGGCCAAGACCTTAACCTAGGTTTCCCAGCTTCACAAGATTATCATGGTCATGCTTCTAAAATATTTGAACTACCCAAGGTTGATGTCAGCGGCTGCAATCAGCTAAAGCCTTCATCTTCTGCAACCTCAGCTCCATTCGCCGCCCTAGAGTTTCTAAGGACAGGAATTGTTTCGAGGGGGATGAATTCCTTCATCACAAGTACGATCCCAGCTGCGGACCTAAATGCTCTCTATAACGCTCAAGGGTTTCAATTCCAAGATTTGAAGCCAGCAGCTGGCGTAAGTTTTTCTGTTGATCATCATGGGCTTGGAAATAGGTTTGTTAATGCTCCTAGCGGGATCCAAGAAAATGGTGCGAGACTAATGTTTCCTTTTGGAGCAGTCAAACAAGGTACAAGCACAAGTGCAGTCGATCAGAATAAGGGACAATCAGATTCAAGTGGATATTGGAATGGAATGTTGGGTGGGGGATCATGGATGTAA
- the LOC140003800 gene encoding dof zinc finger protein DOF3.7-like isoform X1 — translation MDTTNQWTQEIGGLKSMGEIASSPCSRPVVQERKVRPQKDQALNCPRCHSTNTKFCYYNNYSLTQPRYFCKTCRRYWTEGGTLRNVPVGGGSRKNKRSTTTNTSSHKHPDLNPPTITHFASQNPKIHPQGQDLNLGFPASQDYHGHASKIFELPKVDVSGCNQLKPSSSATSAPFAALEFLRTGIVSRGMNSFITSTIPAADLNALYNAQGFQFQDLKPAAGVSFSVDHHGLGNRFVNAPSGIQENGARLMFPFGAVKQGTSTSAVDQNKGQSDSSGYWNGMLGGGSWM, via the exons ATGGATACAACTAATCAATGGACTCAG GAGATTGGAGGGTTGAAAAGTATGGGTGAGATAGCTTCCAGTCCATGCTCCAGGCCAGTGGTGCAGGAAAGAAAGGTTAGGCCACAAAAGGATCAAGCCCTGAATTGTCCACGGTGTCATTCAACTAATACCAAGTTCTGCTATTACAACAACTATAGCCTTACTCAACCAAGATACTTCTGTAAGACCTGCAGAAGGTATTGGACTGAAGGTGGAACTCTGAGGAATGTTCCAGTTGGAGGAGGctcaaggaaaaacaaaagatcTACTACTACTAATACTTCATCCCACAAACATCCTGATCTGAACCCTCCGACCATCACTCACTTCGCTTCTCAAAACCCTAAGATCCATCCTCAAGGCCAAGACCTTAACCTAGGTTTCCCAGCTTCACAAGATTATCATGGTCATGCTTCTAAAATATTTGAACTACCCAAGGTTGATGTCAGCGGCTGCAATCAGCTAAAGCCTTCATCTTCTGCAACCTCAGCTCCATTCGCCGCCCTAGAGTTTCTAAGGACAGGAATTGTTTCGAGGGGGATGAATTCCTTCATCACAAGTACGATCCCAGCTGCGGACCTAAATGCTCTCTATAACGCTCAAGGGTTTCAATTCCAAGATTTGAAGCCAGCAGCTGGCGTAAGTTTTTCTGTTGATCATCATGGGCTTGGAAATAGGTTTGTTAATGCTCCTAGCGGGATCCAAGAAAATGGTGCGAGACTAATGTTTCCTTTTGGAGCAGTCAAACAAGGTACAAGCACAAGTGCAGTCGATCAGAATAAGGGACAATCAGATTCAAGTGGATATTGGAATGGAATGTTGGGTGGGGGATCATGGATGTAA